Proteins encoded together in one Oxalobacteraceae sp. CFBP 8761 window:
- a CDS encoding DUF421 domain-containing protein, protein MFDFDLPLWELIARGAIVYCALLAMMRVSGRRTVGQFKPFDLLVVMLLSESVSNSMTGGDESLLGGLVIAATLVALTVLVAFLTSRSRKFESIIEGSPVLIGRDGVFFKDVMKRCRLSQDDVEEALRGADCPRPKMKCAFLEVNGSISIMQNPK, encoded by the coding sequence ATGTTCGACTTCGATCTACCCTTGTGGGAGCTGATCGCGCGCGGCGCGATCGTCTACTGCGCCCTGCTCGCGATGATGCGCGTGTCGGGGCGCCGCACAGTCGGGCAATTCAAGCCGTTCGACCTGCTGGTGGTGATGCTGTTGTCCGAATCCGTGTCCAATTCCATGACCGGTGGTGACGAATCGCTGCTTGGCGGGCTGGTCATCGCTGCGACACTGGTGGCACTGACGGTGCTGGTCGCCTTCCTGACATCGCGCAGCCGCAAGTTCGAGTCAATCATCGAAGGCAGCCCCGTGCTGATCGGGCGCGATGGCGTGTTCTTCAAGGATGTGATGAAGCGCTGCCGTCTGTCGCAGGACGATGTCGAAGAAGCGCTGCGCGGCGCCGACTGCCCGCGCCCGAAGATGAAATGCGCGTTCCTTGAAGTGAACGGCTCCATCAGCATCATGCAGAATCCGAAGTGA